A stretch of DNA from Acidobacteriota bacterium:
CGCGCAGGTGATCCATCCAACTGAAGCTGTCAATCTGGCTGCGTTGATAGAAATACTCGAGCAGCATCGGCCAGTTGCCGGTCACCGCGGTGATGCGCTCGCGGGCGTCATCGTCAATGCTGAAGCTGCGATCATCCAGCCATTGGCGCAGGGCATCGTCGTGCCAGGGTTTCAAGCTATACGCCGTGGCGCCTTTGCCGGGCAATAACTCGAAAGGCGTTTGTTGCTGATTGAGCAGGTTCCAGGCTTTGGCCGGGTCGGCGATAAACGCCACGCGCACGAAGGCGCGCGTGGCGGGCGCGTCTTTCAGCCGTTGATGCGCGTCCTCTATCCAGCGCGCTTCCCAGGGACTGGAAGGCAGCACGAGCATCAGCGTCGTGCCTTCGGCCTGGCGCTCAAGCGCTTCGTTAAGCTGCCGAATGAAGGATTGATGTTCAGTGCCGTCGAGCGCGGCAAAGAGTCCGCGCGGCGTGGCGACTTCGATAAATTCGCGCAGGTCGGTCAGACCCGCCGCTTCGTTGCCAAACACGACGGAGAGGCCGTTCTGGCGGCTGCGCATTTCCATGATTTCTTGCGCGGTCAGCGGGCTGCGGCGCGGCGAGCCGGTGCGGGCGGCGCGGAAGGTGCTGGGGTTGTATTTGGGCGGCATCTTGCGCGTGCGTTGCAATTCGGCGGCGATCTGATCTTCGTTGCCTAAGAGCACGGCGACGCCCTTGCTGCGCAGCGTGTAACCATTGTCGGTCGCGCGCAGAATGCCCAAGCCGACCATTTCATCCAACAGCACGGGCAGCGCATTGTCGGCCAGGATGGCTTCGAAGCCCTCTTCCCACCAGTAGCGCGCCTGCTGCGAAATCCAAGAAATCGAGAAGCCTTGCGAAAGCAGTTTCTCGTCGTTTTGCAGCAGGGAATCGGCCATCAGATAGGCGATCACGCCATAACGTTCGTCTACTTGTAAGGTGGCTAATAACCCGGCGCGGATGGCGGCGCGCATGTCCTGGCCGCGATAGGCCTCGTCCACATCTTCGGAAGTGACGAAGTAGGGCGGCCCCGCGTTGCTGTTGCTGGCGCGGTTGGAATTGGTCAGGTATTTCAGCAGGTGATAGCAATAATGCTGAATCAGGCTCGGATAGTAATTGGTGCGCCACAAAATGCGCCGCACCAAATCCGGCGATTCAAACGTGTAACCGAGGGCGGCCAACGGTTCTTCGATCAGGCGGCGCGCTTCTTGCGCTTCGTGGCCGAGCAGCGGGCCGATGCTGATGGGCGTGCCGAACTGGGCCAGCGGATGATCGGGAATGCGCGTCATACGCGGAATGTTGTGCACGCCGGCGAAGACGAATTTGAAACGCCGGCCGGTCTTTTCCATCACGCCGCGCACACGCGAGGCGCGCACGAATTGTTCTTTTTCGTCGGCTTCGAGGAAGCGGTCGGCCTGATCGAGCAACACCAAGATGCGCCGCTGTTGATTGCCATCCAGCCACTGGCAGACTTGGTCGAGTAGCGTGGTCGGATTGTCATGCCCGCCGCTCACGACTTTGTGCCGTTTGAACTCTTCGCCCAACAAGAGCCAGAGATCGTCCAATTGCCGTTGTGTGCCGATGTTCTCGCCTTCCAAGTCCAAAAAGACAGCGATGCGTCCTTGCGCGGGATCGTGGAAGTTACGTTCGACATCGCGCAGTAACGTGGTCTTGCCCAACCGGCGTCCGCCATACACGAACCCCGTGCCGGTCGGACTCATGATGGATTTCCGTTCCTGAATGCGCCCGTAAAACATTTCGGGTGAAACCGCCGTGGCCGTGTAAGGCTCAGTCCAGGTGAATGGCAAGGCGGCTTCAAACAACGTGTGCAAGCGCGGCGCGCGTTGGCCGTAGAGATAAAGAATCAGCACGTCATCTATCACGACCAGCGTTTGATGACGTTCGCGGCAAAGCCGGGCCAGCGCCGGGCGCATATCGTCATTCATTTGACCGAAGTAAAAGACGAAGACCGGGCTGCCAAACGAAGTGTCGCCGACGAATTGCAATAACTCTTCTTCGGTGGGGCGATCCCAAACGCACAGGATGCGGTATTTGCCTTTGGCGTCCGAACCGTAAGCGGGAACCGGGCAACGCTCGCGTCCGATGATGGGATCGGTGACGAGCGTGATCCAGGTCAGATTTTCCTCCTGCTTGAGCGTGGCTTCTTTGAAGGTGAGACCGAGGAACGGCAGAATTTTGGCGATGTCTTCCTCGCTGATGGTTTGCATGCGCCGCGTGTTAAACCAGGCGGAAATGGCGCCGGCCACGGCTTCCAGGTCGAAGTCCTTCAAGCGCAGCCCGCACAAATCAGCTCCGGCACGCGCGCGTTGGATGACGGCATACAGCGGCACCTGTTTCAGATAATCGCTCAGTTCGTGCGCTTTTTCCGGATAGAAGCCGGCGAAGTTGTCGTGCGCCTCTTCGGTTTCAGGCAATTCCTGATGGTCGAGCACCATGCCCAAATACTCTTCGGCGGTGACCAGGTCGCCGCGTTCCAGGACGCGGGCCAACTGCGGATAGTAATAATGGTCGGGGCCAATGCCTGAGAGCTTGAGCTTCTCGCGCAAGGAGACAATGGCGCCTTCGCGCTTGGCCAGAATCGTCTGGCGCATGGTCAGCAATTCGTGATGCGCAGCGCCAAAGCGCAAGAGCTTGGCCGTTTCCATGCCGTCCACAACGGCGGCCATGCGCAAATAATCTTTTTCGGGCAGATGTCCCAGATCGAGCGCGGCGGTAATCATCTTGCGTGTTTCTTCGATCTCCTGGCGCAAGACGGCGCGGCAACTGGTGAGCATCTGTTCACGGTCGCGCCGCATACTCTCCACTTTCGCCGGATCAAAGCCGGTGTCGGCGAGGTATTGCAGCAAATAAAGCGTCGCGTCGTGATCGCGCCGTTCGCTGCGAAAGGCGAACGCGCGTTGCCAATCGAGCGGCAGGTTTTTGGCGATGGTGCGCAAGAGCGCCGCGATGACGCTTTCCGGCTCTTCCGTCTCGGATTTCAAACGCCAGGTCAGCGGCAATTCAGTCGCCAAGAGCGGCGCATAAAGCGCGTGGCGGAGCTTTGGCTCGCTCGCGCTGATGACCTTGGCGGCATCGAAAATATCGCCGGCATCCGTGACGGCTTCGATGCACATGGCCAGCGCTTCACGGATGGGGAGCGCGGGGGTTTGTTGCCGGGTGAGTTCCAATTCACGCACCACCCCCGCCAGGTGCGTCCCGACGAATTCGCGCAAGGGCGCGAGGTGCGGCGGCGGTTGCAGGCTGATGCGGCCCGGATTTGTCTCAAGCAGGGAAATCCAGCGGCGCGCCAGGTCAACCGCTTCGCGGCTGTAATCGAGCAGTTGTTTGAAGGCCTCGCCTTCAATATCGCGCTGTCCGGCGGAGCGCCCAATCAACTCGCGGTCAGTATGATTGATTTCGCGCTGCACCTGACGTTCATCCGACCATTGCCGGATGAGTCGCTTGACCGCCGCCACATCGCATTTCTCGCTGATCTGGGTGGGCAAGAGCGTGCGCAACCGGCCTTTCGGCTCGCACCAATTCCGCCAGACGTAGGTGGCTGGGGCAAACTCGAGTTCTTTGAACGGCGCCTGTTTCCACCAGGCCTCGACTTCGTGGCGCAATTCCTGAAAATCTTTTTGCCAGGCTTCTTTGTTTTTGTGTTGTCTGAGCATGCCCGGATCAATGGGCCGCGCGTCGTGACATTGGGCGCCGATGGTTTGGCAAAATTCGTGAAACAGGGGCAGGCTGTTCAGCCGGGGCAACTGCGCCAACACGCGCGGCGCCTTGGTCGAAGGGGCGAGTAAAGCGGGGCGCAAGGTCGCCGCCGCTGTAAAGAGGCTGACCGACAAGTCCCATTCGGCGCTGGTGGAAGTGAGCCAGCGCGGCGAGAAAAATTTCAGATCGGCGCGCAATTGATGCGCCAACTCGCCTTCGTCATACCGCATGACCCGGCTCAGTGCCAGGGCGCGGATCAGCCAGGAAGGCAGACACGTGCGTTCGTCCCGTTGCGCGCGTTCCAACGCGCGCGCCAGCGGAAAGGCCAGCCCCAATTGCCGCTCAAACACCAGCCGCCATAACAAGTCGCGCAACGCGACCAAACGTTCAGGCGCGGCCCCGCTCTCGATGGCATGCGCGATTTGCGCGGCTTTGAATTCGGCAGGCAACTGGTAAAGCGATGTGTCTTCATTTCCGCTGAAATAGAAGGGGGCATTGCGTTCTTCGAGCGCCACGTAAAGGAAAGTTTGCTCGCGCTCGTCTTCATCCTCAAAGCCCTGCGGAGTCGTTTCATAGTCCTCAAAAGGCTCCAACTCAGCCGCCTGCGCGACGGGCAGGGGCGCGGTAATGGGCGGCGGTGGCGGGGGCGGGGGAATCTCGTCATTCAAGGGGGCTGGGGCCGCATTGCCATTCAACACTGGTCGCTCAGTAAGCGGTGCGCCAGTTTCTGTTTTACTGCCCTTGCCGCGTTTCGCGCTTTTCCCATTCACGGTTGTGGTGATGGGGGCCGCGACTTCATTGAGGGCAATTTCGTTTTCCGAGCGATGTGCGCGCGCGGAGGTCTCCGCCTCAACTTCGGAAAGGTCGTCGAGCAATTGCGACCAATGGGAGAGCGCTGTTGGATCCGGGGCCAGACCAGCGGCAGTAGCAGGGCCGTTCTTCGATTTGGATTTCAGGTTAGCAGGTTCGGCTGGCGCAAGGCCGGTTTTAGCGGTTTTAGCAGTTTTGCCTGCTTTACTTGCAGAGGGAACTCCAGCAGAGCGTGCATCCTGTGCCAAGAGGTTCGACGACACGCTGGCAGGGGGCTGGGAAGTTGCCTCGTCCTCTTCGCTTTCCGCAATATCGTCCAGCCGGTTGAACCAAGCTGGCAAAGGTTCATCAGCGCTCTCCGGCTCAGTCTTTTCTTTGCCCTTTCCTTTACGGGAGGTGGAGGCGTTTTTGGCGCTGTCTTTTTCTGTGATCTTACTTGCCGCCGTCGTTATGGCCTCTACCGGCTCACCGGGTTCTGTGGTATCGGCAGCATTGTCCGCCGCCAGCGCCAGCTTACCTTCCATCAGCGCTTTAGCCATCTCTTCCAGTGAAGGCCAGTTGCCGCCGGCCCACTCATTTAAGGGCAAATCAGCAGAGACTTCAGCGCTGGCGTTCTGGCCAGCGAAATTTGCGTTAACCGGTTGGGGGCTGGACGCTGGCTCGACTGGCAGCGGCTCAGCATGGCTCGCCGGAGTTGTGGCTTGGCTGTCGTTCCGTTCCATTTCAGAAAGGAACGAAGATAGCGAATCGTCTTCGGTTGCGCCGCTTAGGTCTGCCGGATCGCTGGGGGCCGGGGAGGGCTGGAAATACAATTGCCCACGGGCCGCCTGCGCCGCCAACTCTTTACCGAAGTATTGCGCGACTTCTTCGCGTAAGGCATCCCATTGATCTCCATCCAGGTTGTTCCACTCATCAATGAGATAAATCAGCGACTGATAGGGTTTTTGCGCCTCACGCAGCGTCTGTTCTTCGAGCGGGGCGGGCGCGCCTTTGAGCGCGCCAATGGTTTCGCGCAACTTGCTGGCCTGCGCGTAACATTCCTGCAAAGGTTTATAGTTCGGTTGCGTCTTGTGGGCCAGTAAAAGAACGCGATTGAGCAGCGTAATCGTTTCCTGGCGAACCTGTTGGGCGGCGGCTTCTTGCGCCAGTGCGCGCCGGGCTTCTTCGGCTTTACGGGCTTCTTCTTCAGCGCGCACACGGGCTGTCGTGATGGCTTCGATAACGACGTTTAGGAGTTTTTCCAGCGTGTAAAGATCGGGAATCTCTTCGGGTTTCAGCAGCGGGGTGACGTGGAAAAGCTCAGCGGCGCGCAGCAACTCCGCCCGCAATTCCTCGAAATCTTTGCGGGTTGTTTGCAACTCTTCCACCATCACATCAGAGAGCGGACGGCCAGACTTCTGCATTTCGGCAGCGGCGTCGAGCAGCAACGATCCCAACTGGGCAAAATTGCCGGTGAGAGAATCGAACTTATCTCTTAGGACAACCCGACTGACTTCCATGTCTGTTTCCTAAACGGATGCTCTTGTAGGCAGGCTGACGAACTGAGTTGGAGCGGGGAATACGCAGCTAGGATTGAGTCGCTCCGAAAAGGGGTTCCGCGCCATGCAGGCCTCGTAAAAAGACAATCGCCTGACGTCACAACACCACAACCCTGACACCATGCACTCACCGTGTCGCCAGCGGAACTCTAACTATGATAGGGATGCAAGGATAAACGAATGCGCCTGTTCCCACTTCTCATTCTCAAGAAATCCCGAACCGATCAAGACCAACCAATTTCTGAAGCAACGTTCTGGATGTAACCACGCAAGCAGATTGGATCAAAGCAGGTTAGGCTCCGATTTGCGGTGTGAGAAGTCTTGTTTCGGAATCCGATCGGGAAACAAGCAACGGGCGGCAATATAGTCGCTTGGTTGTCAATAATCAACCATAAATTACTGCGAAAATCCCAGAAATGATGGGCTAGTTGTACTAAGCACCGAGAATGTTCCGGCAAGACATCTCGCTCCCTTTGGTCACTTGATTGGCTAGCGTAGATCTGCCTTTAGCAAGATTGTCCTTTGATACTGACGATTCCCTTTGTGCCTTTGTTCGGTTGTGGGCAAGCCTGTGAGGCATTGCTTGCGCGTTGCAGCGGCGCCGTGGTCTTGGCGGGAAAGTTAAAGGGCGAGCTTGGCAGCGGTTTATGCAAAATCGGTTCCCAGACCCAAACAGATGCTTCTGAAACCGACTCATCGTTGCGCTCAAAGTTGTTAAATTGTTGTTGCAACCCGAAGACGCCCAGTGAAGGGTGCGGCAATTCAATGCCGTCTGCGTTAATCATTGAAGGGAAAGCCAGCAAGCTGGGATTGGAAATAAAGCTTGATTCAAGCGCTGGAATGAAAGGCAAAGGAACTTTGTCAAAACGGCTCTGACGCCGTGGTTGAAACGCGACTGACTGTTCTGCGCGCCTGCCTGTCCGGCCAACTTGATTCAAAACCTCTGTCAGTCTGGCAGGCCGGCCAGACGCCGCCTGGCCGGCGCGAACCAGTGCCAAATCAATTTTGGACGCGGAACTGGCGTCGGCAAACCGCATTGCCAAAGGCGTGGGATTGCCCGTTACCACGGCGACCAGCGAGCCATAGGCTTGCCAGCTTTCCCGTGCTTTTTCCGGTAGCAGGTTTGTCACAGAAGCGAAGGCATTGGCGGTAAACACTGCCACGTTATTTGAAGAAAACGGCCTTAATGCATGCGCGACCGTCAGCAGGGCCAGTAATGACAGTGCACGAATCGTATGGGTCAGCATAAACAACTCCGTAACGAGAGAGCAGAAACAGTCAGCTTGTTCTGTAATTCCTAGTGGGTTTGTCCCGCAGCGCTTGGATCATCTTTTACCAAGCTATTCTCTAAACGCTCCAGCCCAGTCGAAGTTTAATGACTTTCGTAAATATCTATTGTCCTTTTGCCGTCAATTACGTGCGGTTGGTGGCGCGGAATGCAGCAAAGTTTCAGCCGGTGGTAAATAATTTGAAAACAAGTCCAGCCAAGTATGCCCGATCCCGACAGGGAAGTTGTCAACCGCATGTAAAATCAATCGTAAAATCAGGCCCGACCATGCCGTTCATTTAAGTAAGGCGCAAAAAGTTCTTTGACAGAAATTTTTCACCACGAAGAAACGAAGAGCGCGAAGGATAGAGAAGAAACGTCAATGTTGATACGCCTTTCCCTTCTTCCTTCTTCCTCATCTTCGTGTCCTTCGTTGCTTCGTGATTGTCAAAGAATTTTTTGCCACTTACTTAGCGCATACCAAACGCATTGTTGCCTTTGATTCCAATCAACTCGACTTCAAAGACGAGCGTCGAATTTGGCGGAATGGTTCCCATCGGGTTGCTGCCGTAGCCTAGTGCTGGCGGAATGACCAGTTTGCGTTTGCCTCCCACGCGCATGGCTTCGATCCCGCGTCCACCGCCGACGCCAATCTCCCATCCTTTGATTACTTCACCTTTGCCGAGTTTAAGTTCCAAGGCTGGTTTCGCCCCGTCTTGATTACTGTCGAACTTGATGCCATCCACGGTCCAGCCGGTATAACGCAGCCGCACCGTTTGTCCGAACAAGGGGCGCGGCCCATTGCCCACCACCAAATCCTGATATTTCAAACCAGAAGGCGTTTCGATGAGGTTTTCGGCGGCTTTTTCTGCCACGGTGGCAGGTGTTGGCGAGGGGTGATCGGGGAAAGCCCCTGCCAGCGGCGTGGG
This window harbors:
- a CDS encoding FKBP-type peptidyl-prolyl cis-trans isomerase; this translates as MRPTTLLLCGLMFVTSACQSPTPPAESAASPTPLAGAFPDHPSPTPATVAEKAAENLIETPSGLKYQDLVVGNGPRPLFGQTVRLRYTGWTVDGIKFDSNQDGAKPALELKLGKGEVIKGWEIGVGGGRGIEAMRVGGKRKLVIPPALGYGSNPMGTIPPNSTLVFEVELIGIKGNNAFGMR